A single window of Synechococcus sp. CBW1004 DNA harbors:
- a CDS encoding GDSL-type esterase/lipase family protein, giving the protein MPLAVPRKLIVLGDSGVYGWGDPEEGGWCERLRRHWMGLPGGPVLYGLGVRGDGLERVRARLHQEVSGRGELRRQLPQGILLAVGLNDTARVGRADGRHQLDPAAFLFGLQELLAQATALAPTLVLGLTPVLEEAMPFAEVLWYQLETIRLYESLLEEAAQEADVPFLPLLESFLQEPGWQGWLCSDGLHLNSVGHAHVAGRLQRWPALLHWAELQLQERPTPQW; this is encoded by the coding sequence ATGCCCCTGGCCGTTCCCCGCAAGCTGATCGTGCTCGGGGACAGCGGTGTCTATGGATGGGGGGATCCGGAGGAAGGGGGCTGGTGTGAACGGCTCCGGCGCCATTGGATGGGCCTGCCGGGTGGTCCGGTTCTCTATGGGCTGGGGGTGCGAGGCGACGGCCTGGAGCGGGTGCGTGCCCGGCTGCATCAGGAGGTGAGCGGACGCGGTGAGTTGAGGCGTCAGCTTCCCCAGGGCATCCTGCTGGCGGTGGGACTCAACGACACCGCCAGGGTCGGCCGAGCCGATGGTCGCCACCAGCTCGATCCGGCCGCCTTCCTGTTCGGCCTGCAGGAGCTGCTCGCCCAGGCCACGGCACTGGCCCCCACCCTCGTGCTCGGCCTGACACCGGTGCTGGAGGAAGCGATGCCCTTCGCCGAGGTGCTCTGGTACCAGCTGGAGACCATCCGCCTCTACGAATCCCTGCTGGAGGAGGCGGCCCAGGAGGCTGACGTTCCGTTCCTGCCGCTGTTGGAGAGCTTCCTGCAGGAACCGGGCTGGCAGGGCTGGCTCTGCAGCGACGGCCTGCACCTCAACAGTGTCGGCCATGCCCACGTGGCAGGCCGCCTGCAGCGCTGGCCGGCCCTGCTGCACTGGGCGGAGCTGCAACTGCAGGAACGACCCACACCCCAATGGTGA
- a CDS encoding pyridoxal phosphate-dependent aminotransferase, with protein MSLPLAARARDLQPSLTLAITARARQLRSEGRDICSLSAGEPDFDTPAFIRQAAIDALEAGHTRYGPVAGEPALREAIAAKLSQENGVPTSSEQVLVTNGGKQALYNLFQVLLDPGDEVLVPSPYWLSYPEMVQLTGARVAYLTCDASDGFRVQPQRLEAAITPATRLLVLNSPSNPTGAVFSRADLEAIAAVLRRHPQVAVVCDEIYEYLCAPGHAHHSFAAVAPDLADRVLIVNGFAKGWAMTGWRIGWLAGPAHVIAAAAALQSQSTSNVCSFAQFGALAAISGSRDCVLEMAAHCNERRALLSDGLRAIEGVQLLPPEGAFYAFPDVSAWGIDSLTLCTRLLDDVGLAVVPGAAFGDDRCIRLSCAASPDTLRDGIERLARFRSSLTL; from the coding sequence ATGTCCCTTCCTCTGGCCGCCCGGGCCCGTGACCTGCAGCCCTCCCTCACCCTGGCGATCACCGCCCGGGCCCGCCAGCTCCGCTCCGAAGGCCGGGACATCTGCAGCCTCAGCGCCGGCGAACCCGATTTCGACACTCCGGCCTTCATCCGACAGGCGGCAATCGACGCGCTCGAAGCCGGTCATACCCGCTACGGCCCCGTGGCCGGCGAACCGGCCCTTCGTGAGGCCATCGCTGCCAAGCTCAGCCAGGAGAACGGCGTACCGACCAGTTCTGAGCAGGTGCTGGTCACCAATGGGGGCAAACAGGCTCTCTACAACCTCTTCCAGGTGCTGCTCGATCCAGGCGACGAGGTGCTGGTGCCCTCGCCCTACTGGCTCAGTTATCCGGAGATGGTGCAGCTCACCGGCGCGCGCGTCGCTTACCTGACCTGCGACGCGAGTGATGGCTTCCGGGTGCAACCGCAGCGTCTCGAGGCCGCCATCACACCGGCGACGCGGCTGCTGGTGCTCAACAGCCCCTCCAACCCCACGGGCGCGGTGTTCTCCCGCGCTGACCTGGAAGCGATCGCAGCGGTGCTTCGGCGCCATCCGCAGGTGGCCGTGGTCTGCGACGAGATCTACGAATATCTCTGTGCTCCGGGCCACGCCCACCACAGCTTCGCGGCCGTGGCTCCCGATCTGGCCGACCGAGTGCTGATCGTCAACGGCTTCGCCAAGGGGTGGGCGATGACGGGGTGGCGCATCGGCTGGCTGGCGGGTCCGGCCCACGTGATCGCCGCTGCGGCTGCGCTCCAGAGCCAGAGCACCAGCAATGTCTGCAGCTTCGCCCAGTTCGGCGCCCTGGCCGCGATCAGTGGCTCACGCGACTGTGTCCTGGAGATGGCGGCCCATTGCAACGAACGCCGCGCCTTGCTCAGCGACGGCCTGCGGGCCATCGAGGGTGTGCAGCTGCTTCCGCCGGAAGGGGCCTTCTATGCCTTCCCTGATGTGAGCGCCTGGGGCATCGATTCGCTCACCCTGTGCACCCGCCTGCTTGATGACGTGGGACTGGCGGTGGTGCCCGGCGCCGCCTTCGGCGATGACCGCTGCATCCGCCTCTCCTGCGCCGCCTCCCCCGACACCCTCCGCGACGGCATCGAGCGCCTGGCCCGCTTCCGCAGCAGCCTGACGCTCTGA
- a CDS encoding uracil-DNA glycosylase: MPDQLSSASLPQPAETIDADPATWKQALVALATDCAACQACGLAQGRKHVVVSRGNPGASLLLIGEAPGAQEDAQGRPFVGRAGQLLDRMLESVGLDSERDAYICNVIKCRPPDNRRPTATEIAACRPFLLRQIALVDPRLILLVGATALEGVLGIKGGITRLRGQWRAGEGEGLAGRVLMPILHPSYLLRNPSREQGSPKWHTWQDLKEVKRRLEEG, encoded by the coding sequence GTGCCCGACCAGCTGTCGTCTGCTTCACTCCCGCAGCCGGCCGAGACCATCGACGCTGACCCGGCGACCTGGAAGCAGGCTCTGGTGGCTCTCGCGACCGATTGCGCTGCCTGTCAGGCCTGTGGCCTGGCCCAGGGCCGCAAGCATGTGGTGGTGAGCCGCGGCAATCCAGGAGCTTCCCTGCTCCTGATCGGCGAGGCCCCAGGCGCCCAGGAGGATGCACAGGGACGGCCCTTCGTGGGACGCGCCGGCCAGCTGCTGGATCGCATGCTGGAGAGCGTCGGGCTGGACAGCGAGCGGGACGCCTACATCTGCAACGTGATCAAGTGCCGGCCGCCCGATAACCGTCGGCCCACGGCGACCGAGATCGCCGCCTGCCGACCCTTTCTGCTGCGTCAGATCGCCCTGGTCGATCCGCGCCTGATCCTGCTGGTGGGCGCCACGGCCCTCGAGGGCGTGCTCGGCATCAAGGGGGGTATCACCCGCCTGCGCGGCCAGTGGCGGGCCGGTGAAGGGGAGGGACTCGCGGGCCGCGTCCTGATGCCGATCCTTCACCCCTCCTATCTGCTGCGGAACCCCTCGCGCGAGCAGGGCAGCCCCAAGTGGCACACCTGGCAGGACCTCAAGGAGGTGAAGCGGCGTCTCGAGGAGGGTTGA
- the ispG gene encoding (E)-4-hydroxy-3-methylbut-2-enyl-diphosphate synthase → MTAAPSRPDVAPAIQAQPSADGADLQAWASNPRYDTVIRRRKTRSVRVGDVWVGSEHPVVVQSMINEDTLDIEGATAGIRRLHEAGCEIVRLTVPSLAHAKAVGEIRKRLQDSYRPVPLVADVHHNGMKIALEVAQHVDKVRINPGLYVFDKPDPNRTEFSPEEVAAIGERIQATLEPLVSLLKEQDKGLRIGVNHGSLAERMLFTYGDTPLGMVESAMEFIHICDRLDFHNIVVSMKASRAPVMLAAYRMMADRMDAEGFHYPLHLGVTEAGDGDYGRIKSTAGIATLLAEGLGDTIRVSLTEAPEKEIPVCYSILQALGLRKTMVEYVACPSCGRTLFNLEEVLHKVRSATAHLTGLDIAVMGCIVNGPGEMADADYGYVGKTPGTISLYRGREEIRRVPEAEGVQALIALIKEDGRWVDP, encoded by the coding sequence ATGACCGCCGCCCCGTCCCGTCCCGACGTCGCTCCCGCCATCCAGGCGCAGCCCTCGGCCGACGGCGCCGACCTGCAGGCCTGGGCAAGCAATCCGCGCTACGACACCGTCATCCGTCGCCGGAAGACGCGCAGCGTGCGGGTGGGTGACGTGTGGGTCGGCAGCGAGCACCCGGTGGTGGTGCAGTCGATGATCAACGAGGACACCCTCGACATCGAGGGCGCCACTGCCGGCATTCGACGCCTGCATGAGGCCGGTTGTGAGATCGTGCGGCTGACGGTGCCCAGCCTGGCCCATGCCAAGGCCGTGGGAGAGATCCGCAAGCGCCTTCAGGACAGCTACCGCCCGGTGCCTCTGGTGGCGGATGTGCACCACAACGGCATGAAGATCGCCCTCGAAGTGGCTCAGCATGTTGACAAGGTGCGCATCAATCCCGGCCTGTATGTGTTCGACAAGCCGGATCCGAATCGCACCGAATTCAGTCCCGAGGAGGTGGCGGCGATCGGTGAGCGCATCCAGGCCACCCTCGAGCCGCTGGTGAGCCTCCTCAAGGAGCAGGACAAGGGGTTGCGCATCGGCGTGAACCATGGCTCGCTGGCCGAACGCATGCTGTTCACCTACGGCGACACGCCACTGGGGATGGTGGAGAGCGCCATGGAATTCATCCACATCTGCGATCGCCTCGACTTCCACAACATCGTGGTGTCGATGAAGGCCTCGCGCGCGCCGGTGATGCTGGCCGCCTACCGGATGATGGCCGACCGCATGGATGCCGAGGGCTTCCACTACCCGCTGCACCTCGGCGTCACCGAAGCGGGTGATGGCGACTACGGCCGCATCAAGAGCACCGCCGGCATCGCGACCCTGCTGGCGGAGGGTCTGGGGGACACGATCCGCGTCTCTCTCACCGAGGCGCCAGAGAAGGAAATCCCCGTTTGCTACTCGATCCTGCAGGCCCTGGGCCTGCGCAAGACGATGGTCGAGTACGTGGCCTGCCCCAGCTGCGGCCGCACCCTGTTCAACCTCGAGGAGGTGCTGCACAAGGTCCGCAGCGCCACAGCCCATCTCACCGGCCTGGACATCGCGGTGATGGGCTGCATCGTCAACGGTCCCGGCGAAATGGCCGACGCGGACTACGGCTACGTCGGCAAGACCCCCGGCACCATCTCCCTGTACCGCGGCCGTGAGGAGATCCGCCGTGTTCCGGAGGCCGAAGGTGTGCAGGCCCTGATTGCCCTGATCAAGGAGGACGGCCGCTGGGTCGATCCCTGA
- a CDS encoding S41 family peptidase: protein MGSGRTTFVVLVGLSACAATAVVAREMVIAPNGGVAISDSPKEVMDQAWQIVFRDYLDTTGKYNPEKWRQLRRNLLTKSYGSPKEAYEAIRGMLATLSDPYTRFLDPREFKEMQIDTSGELSGVGIQLSVDKDTKELVVIAPIEGSPASRAGVQPKDVIVSIDGKSTKGMSTEDAVKLIRGRAGTSVKLELRRKGQNIDVPLTRELIELHAVTHQVNTTPEGTKIGYVRLRQFNANAAKDMRAAIRDLESQGVQGYVLDLRSNPGGLLMASVEIARQWLNEGVIVSTKTREGIQDVRRATGRALTSRPLVVLVNEGSASASEILSGALQENNRAVLVGQKTFGKGLVQSVRGLSDGSGMTVTIAKYLTPLNHDIHHRGIVPDVPVKMTDAEAERLKLEDLGTRKDSQYRVAESTLLKKLRSTASAQPAYQPGTANLPAALGGAPRP from the coding sequence ATGGGAAGCGGTCGCACCACCTTCGTGGTGCTGGTTGGACTGAGCGCCTGTGCTGCCACTGCGGTCGTGGCCCGGGAGATGGTGATCGCCCCCAACGGTGGCGTCGCGATCAGCGACAGCCCCAAGGAGGTGATGGATCAGGCCTGGCAGATCGTCTTCCGCGACTACCTCGACACCACCGGCAAGTACAACCCGGAGAAGTGGCGTCAGCTGCGACGGAACCTGCTGACCAAGAGCTACGGCAGTCCCAAGGAGGCCTATGAGGCGATCCGGGGCATGCTCGCAACGCTCAGCGATCCCTACACGCGGTTCCTCGATCCGCGTGAGTTCAAGGAGATGCAGATCGACACCTCCGGAGAGCTCTCCGGGGTGGGCATTCAGCTGAGCGTCGACAAGGACACCAAGGAGCTGGTGGTGATTGCTCCGATCGAGGGCTCCCCGGCCTCCCGGGCGGGTGTCCAGCCCAAGGATGTGATCGTCTCGATCGACGGCAAGTCCACCAAGGGCATGAGCACCGAGGATGCCGTCAAGCTCATCCGCGGCCGGGCTGGCACCAGCGTCAAACTGGAGCTGCGCCGCAAGGGGCAGAACATCGATGTGCCGCTCACCCGGGAGCTCATCGAGCTGCATGCGGTGACCCATCAGGTGAACACCACGCCTGAGGGGACGAAGATCGGCTACGTGCGTCTGCGGCAGTTCAACGCCAACGCCGCCAAGGACATGCGGGCGGCGATCCGCGACCTGGAGAGCCAGGGAGTGCAGGGCTACGTGCTCGACCTGCGCAGCAATCCCGGGGGCCTGCTGATGGCCAGTGTCGAGATCGCGCGCCAGTGGCTCAATGAAGGGGTGATTGTCTCCACCAAGACCCGCGAGGGGATACAGGATGTGCGGCGCGCCACCGGCCGTGCCCTCACCAGCCGTCCTCTGGTGGTGCTCGTGAACGAGGGCTCGGCCAGCGCCAGCGAGATCCTCTCCGGGGCGCTGCAGGAGAACAACCGTGCGGTGCTCGTCGGTCAGAAGACCTTCGGCAAAGGGCTGGTCCAATCGGTGCGGGGTCTGTCCGACGGCTCCGGCATGACGGTGACCATCGCCAAGTACCTCACGCCACTCAACCACGACATCCACCATCGCGGCATCGTTCCCGATGTGCCCGTGAAGATGACCGACGCGGAGGCGGAGCGGTTGAAACTCGAGGATCTCGGCACCCGAAAGGACAGTCAGTACCGGGTGGCGGAATCGACGCTCCTCAAGAAGCTGCGCAGCACGGCCTCGGCTCAGCCGGCCTATCAGCCGGGGACCGCCAACCTGCCTGCAGCCCTCGGTGGCGCCCCGAGGCCCTGA
- a CDS encoding DUF6737 family protein, which produces MSAEPTSPAQVGSIWQHKPRWCQPWSILLTGLAAMGLSWIWLQHWWITALVSAAVLVWWVLFLVLVPRAWKAAAEAGEQIT; this is translated from the coding sequence ATGTCCGCAGAACCCACCTCGCCCGCACAGGTGGGCTCGATCTGGCAACACAAGCCCCGGTGGTGCCAACCCTGGTCGATTCTGCTGACCGGGCTGGCCGCGATGGGCTTGAGCTGGATCTGGCTGCAGCACTGGTGGATCACCGCCCTTGTGTCGGCTGCCGTGCTGGTGTGGTGGGTCCTGTTTCTGGTGTTGGTGCCCCGGGCCTGGAAAGCGGCGGCCGAGGCGGGCGAACAGATCACCTGA
- the mfd gene encoding transcription-repair coupling factor yields MPLTALVRQLQQVPLTAEVAARLRRSERLRLGGAGRAGRALVASALAAQEASGSGQASPLLVIVPTLEEAGRWAALLELMGWSTAHLYPTSEGSPYEPFDPTSEITWGQLQVLAELVAERPAGSSPWRPAIVATERALQPHLPPPEVLAGRCLSLAKGDTQDLEQLGETLTRLGYERVPTIEQEGSWSRRGDIVDVFPVSAELPVRLEFFGDTLEKLREFDPATQRSLDAIELVRLTPSSYGPLVAEALREAMPDGLDALLTAEALEQLLEGGTPEGMRRLMGLAWERPASLLDYLPEATVVAVDERRHCLAHGQQWFDHAGEHHTEVCAELAGEEGDAAGIAALLPTTLHRPPAEALADAAAFTGFDLAELHESDRHPNAFDLACRPVPAYPNAFGKLAGLVKGFQKDGTRVWLLSAQPSRAVALLEEHDCIARFVPNPQDRPAIDRLLEQNTPVALKTRGTAELEGLQLPAWKLVLISDREFFGQHALAATGYVRRRRRASSRTVDPNKMRPGDFVVHRNHGIGRFLKLEKLAISGEARDYLVVQYADGLLRVAADQLGSLGRYRATGETPPELNRMGGTAWTRAKERAKKAIRKVAVDLVKLYAERHKAAGFAYPADGPWQNELEDSFPYEPTPDQLKAIAEVKRDMEQPSPMDRLVCGDVGFGKTEVAIRAIFKAVTAGRQVAMLAPTTVLAQQHWRTLSERFAPYPLKVSLLNRFRTAAERKAIQEGLVEGTVDVVVGTHQLLGKGTSFKQLGLLVVDEEQRFGVNQKEKIKALRKDVDVLTLSATPIPRTLYMSLSGVREMSLITTPPPLRRPIKTHLAALDEEAVRSAIRQELDRGGQIFYVVPRVEGIEEVAERLRQMIPGLRLLVAHGQMAEGELESAMVAFNAGEADLMLCTTIVESGLDIPRVNTILIEDAHRFGLAQLYQLRGRVGRSGIQAHAWLFYPGDASLSEAARQRLRAIQEFAQLGSGYQLAMRDMEIRGVGNLLGVEQSGQMEAIGFDLYMEMLQECLAEIQGQDIPQVEDTQIDLTITAFIPGDWISENDEKMAAYKAAADCSSQEALLELAADWADRYGALPPPVVSLLQLMELKLLAKRCGFSRIKPEKPNLVLETPMEEPAFRRLRQGLPQHLHGRLVYQAGTGTIARVQARGLGVLSPAQQLSQLTEWLQAMAAQLPGADGLSQTQRNEQDLQRDAEVLVV; encoded by the coding sequence ATGCCCCTGACCGCCCTGGTGCGCCAGCTGCAGCAGGTGCCCCTCACCGCTGAGGTGGCCGCCCGCCTGCGGCGCAGCGAGCGGCTGCGGCTCGGGGGAGCGGGACGGGCCGGCAGGGCCCTGGTCGCCAGCGCCCTGGCCGCCCAGGAGGCGAGCGGTTCCGGCCAGGCGTCGCCGCTGCTGGTGATCGTGCCCACGCTGGAGGAGGCCGGCCGCTGGGCGGCGCTGCTCGAGCTGATGGGCTGGAGCACCGCCCATCTGTATCCCACCAGCGAGGGATCGCCCTACGAACCGTTCGATCCCACCAGCGAGATCACCTGGGGCCAGCTGCAGGTGCTCGCCGAGCTGGTGGCGGAACGGCCGGCGGGATCGTCGCCCTGGCGACCGGCGATCGTGGCCACGGAGCGCGCGCTGCAACCGCACCTGCCGCCGCCAGAGGTGCTGGCGGGACGCTGCCTGAGCCTGGCGAAGGGCGACACCCAGGATCTTGAGCAGCTCGGCGAGACGCTGACGCGCCTGGGCTACGAGCGGGTCCCCACGATCGAGCAGGAGGGCAGCTGGAGCCGCCGAGGCGACATCGTCGATGTCTTCCCGGTCAGTGCTGAACTGCCGGTTCGACTGGAGTTCTTCGGCGACACGCTCGAGAAGCTGCGCGAGTTCGATCCCGCCACCCAGCGCTCGCTCGATGCGATCGAACTGGTGCGGCTCACCCCCAGCAGCTATGGGCCACTGGTGGCCGAAGCGCTGCGCGAGGCGATGCCGGACGGCCTCGACGCCCTGCTGACGGCAGAAGCCCTGGAGCAACTGCTCGAAGGTGGCACTCCGGAGGGGATGCGGCGGCTGATGGGTCTGGCCTGGGAGCGCCCCGCGTCGCTGCTCGACTACCTGCCGGAGGCCACGGTGGTGGCGGTGGATGAGCGGCGCCACTGCCTGGCTCACGGCCAGCAGTGGTTCGACCACGCCGGCGAGCATCACACCGAGGTCTGCGCCGAGCTGGCCGGCGAGGAGGGCGACGCCGCCGGGATCGCGGCGCTCCTGCCGACGACGCTGCACCGGCCGCCCGCCGAAGCGCTGGCTGATGCCGCGGCGTTCACGGGCTTCGACCTGGCGGAACTGCACGAAAGCGACCGCCATCCCAACGCCTTCGACCTGGCCTGCCGGCCGGTGCCCGCCTATCCCAACGCCTTCGGCAAGCTCGCCGGCCTGGTGAAGGGCTTCCAGAAGGACGGCACCAGGGTGTGGCTCCTCTCGGCCCAGCCGAGCCGGGCGGTGGCCCTGCTCGAGGAGCACGACTGCATCGCCCGTTTCGTCCCCAACCCGCAGGACCGGCCGGCGATCGATCGCCTGCTGGAGCAGAACACCCCGGTGGCGCTCAAGACCAGGGGCACCGCCGAGCTGGAGGGCCTGCAGCTGCCGGCCTGGAAGCTGGTGCTGATCAGTGACCGGGAATTCTTCGGGCAGCACGCCCTGGCGGCCACGGGGTATGTACGCCGCCGCCGCCGTGCCTCCAGCCGCACGGTCGATCCCAACAAGATGCGGCCCGGCGACTTCGTCGTGCACCGCAACCACGGCATCGGCCGCTTTCTCAAGCTCGAGAAACTGGCGATCAGCGGCGAGGCCCGCGACTACCTGGTGGTGCAGTACGCCGACGGGCTCCTGCGGGTGGCCGCCGACCAGCTGGGCAGCCTCGGCCGCTATCGCGCGACCGGCGAGACGCCCCCCGAGCTGAACCGCATGGGCGGCACCGCCTGGACGCGGGCCAAGGAGCGGGCGAAGAAGGCCATCCGCAAGGTGGCGGTCGATCTGGTGAAGCTGTATGCCGAGCGCCACAAGGCCGCCGGCTTCGCCTATCCCGCCGATGGACCCTGGCAGAACGAGCTCGAGGACTCCTTCCCCTATGAGCCGACGCCCGATCAGCTCAAGGCGATCGCCGAGGTGAAGCGGGACATGGAGCAGCCCTCACCGATGGACCGGCTGGTGTGCGGCGATGTGGGCTTCGGCAAGACGGAGGTGGCGATCCGGGCGATCTTCAAGGCGGTGACCGCCGGTCGCCAGGTGGCGATGCTCGCCCCCACCACGGTGCTGGCCCAGCAGCACTGGCGCACCCTCAGCGAACGCTTCGCCCCCTATCCGCTCAAGGTGAGCCTGCTCAACCGCTTCCGCACCGCCGCCGAGCGCAAGGCCATCCAGGAGGGTCTGGTCGAGGGCACCGTCGATGTGGTGGTGGGGACCCACCAGCTGCTGGGCAAGGGCACCAGCTTCAAGCAGCTGGGCCTGCTGGTGGTGGATGAGGAGCAGCGATTCGGTGTGAATCAGAAGGAGAAGATCAAGGCCCTGCGCAAGGACGTCGATGTGCTGACGCTGAGCGCCACGCCGATTCCCAGAACGCTCTACATGAGCCTTTCTGGGGTACGTGAGATGAGCCTGATCACCACGCCGCCGCCATTGCGCCGCCCGATCAAGACGCACCTGGCGGCGCTCGATGAGGAGGCCGTGCGCAGCGCCATCCGCCAGGAGCTCGACCGCGGCGGCCAGATCTTCTACGTGGTGCCGCGGGTGGAGGGGATCGAGGAGGTGGCCGAGCGGCTGCGGCAGATGATTCCGGGGCTGCGGTTGCTGGTGGCCCACGGCCAGATGGCCGAGGGGGAGCTGGAGAGCGCCATGGTGGCGTTCAACGCCGGCGAGGCCGATCTGATGCTGTGCACCACGATCGTGGAGAGCGGCCTGGACATTCCGCGGGTGAACACGATCCTGATCGAGGACGCCCACAGGTTCGGCCTGGCCCAGCTGTATCAGCTGCGCGGCCGCGTCGGCCGCAGCGGCATCCAGGCCCACGCCTGGCTCTTTTATCCCGGAGATGCGTCCTTGAGCGAGGCGGCGCGCCAAAGACTGCGGGCGATTCAGGAGTTCGCACAGCTGGGGTCCGGCTATCAGCTGGCGATGCGCGACATGGAGATCCGCGGCGTCGGCAACCTGCTGGGAGTGGAGCAGAGCGGCCAGATGGAGGCGATCGGCTTCGACCTGTACATGGAAATGCTGCAGGAATGCCTGGCCGAGATCCAGGGTCAGGACATCCCGCAGGTGGAGGACACCCAGATCGATCTGACGATCACGGCCTTCATCCCGGGAGACTGGATCAGCGAGAACGACGAGAAGATGGCCGCCTATAAGGCCGCCGCCGACTGCAGCAGCCAGGAGGCGCTGCTCGAGCTCGCAGCCGATTGGGCGGACCGCTACGGGGCGCTGCCACCCCCAGTGGTGAGCCTGCTGCAGCTGATGGAACTCAAACTGCTGGCGAAGCGGTGCGGCTTTTCGCGCATCAAACCGGAGAAGCCCAACCTGGTGCTCGAAACACCGATGGAGGAGCCGGCGTTCCGCCGCCTGCGCCAGGGGTTGCCGCAGCATCTCCATGGCCGGCTCGTCTATCAGGCCGGCACCGGCACGATCGCCAGGGTGCAGGCGCGCGGTCTGGGGGTGCTCAGCCCGGCCCAGCAGCTCAGCCAGCTGACGGAATGGCTCCAGGCCATGGCTGCCCAGCTGCCCGGTGCGGATGGCCTCAGCCAGACGCAGCGGAACGAACAGGACCTCCAACGCGATGCGGAGGTCCTGGTGGTCTGA
- the gap gene encoding type I glyceraldehyde-3-phosphate dehydrogenase: MTIRIGINGFGRIGRLAFRRAVTLADVEVVAINDLIDVEYLAYMLRYDSTHGRFQGDVRVENGQLVVNGKAIRITAERDPNTLKWGEIGAEYVLESTGFFLTDEAARAHLNAGARRVVMSAPSKDATPMFVMGVNHTTYAGQDIVSNASCTTNCLAPMAKVAHDNFGIVSGLMTTVHATTATQKTVDGPSVKDWRGGRGAAQNIIPSSTGAAKAVGRVIPELNGKLTGMAFRVPTPDVSVVDLTVNLARAASYDQIKAAMKAASEGPMAGILGYTEDEVVSTDFLGESCTSVFDASAGIALTDTFVKLVSWYDNEWGYSCKCLDLIRHMATV, encoded by the coding sequence ATGACCATCCGCATCGGCATCAACGGGTTCGGCCGCATCGGCCGTCTCGCCTTCCGCCGTGCCGTCACACTCGCGGACGTGGAGGTGGTGGCGATCAACGACCTGATCGATGTGGAGTACCTGGCCTACATGCTCCGCTACGACTCCACCCACGGCCGCTTCCAGGGCGATGTGCGCGTCGAGAACGGCCAGCTGGTGGTGAACGGCAAGGCGATCCGCATCACCGCCGAGCGCGACCCGAACACCCTGAAGTGGGGCGAGATCGGCGCTGAGTACGTGCTGGAGAGCACAGGCTTCTTCCTCACCGACGAGGCCGCCCGCGCTCATCTCAACGCCGGCGCCCGTCGCGTCGTGATGAGTGCTCCATCCAAGGACGCCACGCCGATGTTCGTGATGGGCGTCAACCACACCACCTACGCCGGCCAGGACATCGTCTCCAACGCCAGCTGCACCACCAACTGCCTCGCCCCGATGGCCAAGGTGGCCCACGACAATTTCGGCATCGTCAGCGGTCTGATGACCACGGTGCACGCCACCACCGCGACCCAGAAAACGGTGGATGGCCCCTCGGTGAAGGACTGGCGCGGCGGCCGTGGCGCGGCCCAGAACATCATTCCCAGCTCCACTGGCGCCGCCAAGGCCGTCGGTCGCGTGATCCCCGAGCTCAACGGCAAGCTCACCGGCATGGCCTTCCGCGTGCCCACCCCCGACGTGTCGGTGGTGGACCTGACCGTGAACCTGGCCAGGGCCGCCAGCTACGACCAGATCAAGGCGGCGATGAAGGCCGCCAGCGAGGGTCCGATGGCCGGCATCCTCGGCTACACCGAAGATGAGGTGGTGAGCACCGATTTCCTCGGCGAGAGCTGCACGTCGGTGTTCGATGCCAGCGCCGGCATCGCCCTCACCGACACCTTCGTCAAGCTCGTCTCCTGGTACGACAACGAGTGGGGCTACTCCTGCAAGTGCCTTGACCTCATCCGCCACATGGCCACGGTCTGA
- a CDS encoding DUF6464 family protein: MQLELRRIEDDGLITRLEADQVEEIPQPGRWLNLAEGSYLLLQRRHRYRLRNGRYELSSVALQVRAQQQPADARWWNGRWVIGDPSCRFNARSPLLRCAVLPEGPCDRCSHFRSEAPFPA; this comes from the coding sequence CTGCAGCTGGAGCTGCGTCGCATCGAGGACGACGGGCTGATCACCCGGCTGGAGGCTGATCAGGTCGAGGAGATTCCCCAGCCGGGACGGTGGCTGAACCTGGCCGAAGGCAGTTATCTGTTGCTGCAGCGCCGCCATCGCTACCGCCTGCGCAACGGTCGCTATGAACTCAGCAGCGTGGCCCTTCAGGTGCGTGCCCAGCAGCAGCCGGCCGATGCCCGCTGGTGGAACGGGCGCTGGGTCATCGGGGATCCCAGCTGCCGGTTCAATGCCCGCAGCCCCCTGCTGCGCTGCGCCGTGCTTCCGGAGGGTCCCTGCGACCGATGCAGCCACTTCCGCAGCGAAGCGCCGTTCCCCGCCTAG